The Streptomyces europaeiscabiei genome window below encodes:
- a CDS encoding transposase codes for MGRRAQRRAGPAGAAARDRQRLGIDLGIDLGIANFLADSGGDFIPNPRHGRKAATKLEAAQQALSRFPRRKAKERTANHQRTVEKAAELHGKVRRQRLDHAHRTALGPVRAHDVIAHEDLRIRNMSKTPAPPNPDRAGLFLPNGVRREGRAQQVDQRRRLGVFLTILHAKAESAGREAIAWTPATPPAPAPNAGTPPRRTGPHRKQCSFVAQS; via the coding sequence GTGGGTCGTCGTGCTCAGCGTCGAGCAGGACCAGCCGGAGCCGCTGCCCGCGATCGACAGCGTCTGGGCATCGATCTGGGCATCGATCTGGGCATCGCGAACTTCCTCGCCGACTCGGGCGGCGATTTCATCCCCAATCCGCGCCACGGGCGTAAGGCAGCCACGAAACTCGAAGCCGCGCAGCAGGCCCTGTCCCGGTTCCCGCGCCGCAAGGCCAAGGAGCGTACCGCCAACCACCAGCGCACTGTGGAGAAAGCCGCCGAACTGCACGGCAAGGTGCGTCGTCAGCGCCTCGACCACGCGCACAGAACCGCCCTCGGCCCGGTCCGCGCGCACGATGTGATCGCGCACGAAGACCTCAGGATCCGCAACATGAGCAAGACCCCCGCACCACCCAACCCCGACCGGGCAGGCTTGTTCCTGCCCAACGGGGTCCGCCGCGAAGGCCGGGCTCAACAGGTCGATCAACGACGCCGGTTGGGGGTGTTCCTGACGATCCTGCACGCCAAGGCTGAAAGCGCCGGACGGGAAGCGATCGCCTGGACCCCCGCAACACCTCCCGCACCTGCCCCGAATGCGGGCACACCGCCAAGGAGAACCGGCCCGCACAGGAAGCAGTGCTCTTTCGTCGCACAGTCATGA
- a CDS encoding DUF5994 family protein — protein MVESDSPRVTRLLPDAVHQAVRPGTAVVRLETKHDRHGVLDGVWWPRSRDIAAELPSLITALTEYLGPVTRVGLDTGAWEELPTRMTIDERVVHIDSFPAGDDTVLITRGEQDLFSLLVVPPHATPDAARAAMAEAVRAGSGRCAEQILIDTGTERTGPSQRT, from the coding sequence ATGGTCGAATCCGACTCCCCGCGGGTGACCAGGCTCCTGCCGGATGCCGTCCACCAGGCCGTGCGGCCCGGGACAGCGGTCGTACGACTGGAGACGAAGCACGACCGCCACGGCGTGCTCGACGGGGTGTGGTGGCCTCGTTCCCGCGACATCGCCGCCGAACTCCCCAGCCTGATCACTGCGCTGACCGAATACCTCGGGCCCGTCACGCGAGTCGGCCTGGACACCGGTGCCTGGGAAGAGCTGCCGACGCGGATGACCATCGACGAGCGCGTCGTCCACATCGACTCCTTCCCGGCAGGCGACGACACCGTCCTCATCACCCGGGGCGAGCAGGATCTCTTCTCCCTCCTCGTGGTTCCGCCCCACGCGACGCCCGACGCCGCGCGCGCCGCCATGGCTGAGGCCGTCCGCGCCGGTAGTGGGAGGTGCGCCGAACAGATCCTCATCGACACCGGCACCGAGCGAACGGGCCCGAGCCAACGGACATGA
- a CDS encoding DUF5994 family protein: MTATISLPPTARADDPVSSSSLRLRLARVRPAPALLDGAWWPRSRDLEAELPSLTAVLDALWGRITRVTVNPIHWPVVPRHVPVAGHVVKVGWFLPEQDPHELLLLSYRTGRWNLLVIPPRTPALSAAWLMAAASDPLGTSTASRLMEEAARLRAVHEADRALEAVWDYEGGHEPRDSVVRSRLPAVTAARPHQPMGR, from the coding sequence ATGACCGCGACCATTTCCCTCCCGCCGACAGCCAGAGCCGATGACCCGGTCTCCTCGTCCTCTCTCCGGCTGAGGCTGGCTCGAGTCCGTCCCGCACCGGCCCTCCTGGACGGCGCATGGTGGCCCCGTTCCCGCGATCTCGAGGCGGAACTCCCCTCCCTGACCGCCGTACTGGACGCTTTGTGGGGGCGGATCACGCGGGTCACGGTCAACCCCATCCACTGGCCGGTCGTTCCACGCCATGTGCCCGTCGCCGGGCATGTGGTGAAGGTGGGCTGGTTCCTGCCCGAACAGGACCCGCACGAACTGCTGCTGCTGTCGTACCGCACGGGCCGCTGGAACCTCCTGGTGATCCCGCCTCGGACACCCGCCCTCTCGGCAGCCTGGCTGATGGCCGCCGCGAGCGACCCACTGGGCACGTCGACCGCGAGCCGGCTGATGGAGGAGGCGGCGCGCCTACGGGCGGTGCACGAGGCCGACCGGGCGCTGGAAGCGGTCTGGGACTACGAAGGGGGACATGAGCCCAGGGATTCGGTCGTACGTTCGCGGCTTCCGGCCGTGACGGCCGCGAGGCCGCATCAGCCGATGGGAAGGTGA
- a CDS encoding TetR family transcriptional regulator: MDGDRFTGTALKLIDEVGAQALTLRMLADADALDSGTATLYRHFNNRDELLALVADRILGEVHVPPEERAQRAQRAH; this comes from the coding sequence ATGGACGGTGACCGGTTCACCGGGACGGCCTTGAAACTCATCGATGAGGTCGGGGCCCAGGCGCTGACGCTGCGGATGCTCGCCGACGCCGACGCCCTGGACTCGGGCACGGCAACGCTCTACCGGCATTTCAACAACAGGGACGAACTTCTCGCCCTGGTCGCCGACAGAATCCTGGGCGAGGTCCACGTCCCGCCCGAGGAGAGGGCTCAGAGGGCTCAGAGGGCTCATTAG
- a CDS encoding iron chaperone — protein MGKPQTIDEYVEGFAGQNREVLEQVRTPARDAVPAASEAIKWGHPAWVQPSGTILFMVSGHAKHANIVVTPSTREAFDAALTGFTTGKGSVRLPYSRPVPGDPLRRMIAFRIREHEDDGVLWM, from the coding sequence ATGGGAAAGCCACAGACGATCGACGAGTACGTCGAGGGCTTCGCGGGGCAGAACCGCGAGGTACTTGAGCAGGTACGGACGCCGGCCCGCGATGCGGTCCCCGCTGCGAGCGAGGCGATCAAGTGGGGTCATCCCGCGTGGGTTCAGCCGTCCGGGACGATCCTGTTCATGGTCAGCGGCCACGCGAAGCACGCCAACATCGTGGTCACCCCGAGCACCCGCGAGGCGTTCGACGCCGCCCTCACCGGTTTCACCACCGGCAAGGGCTCGGTCCGACTCCCGTACAGCCGGCCTGTGCCGGGCGACCCGCTGCGCCGCATGATTGCGTTCCGCATCCGCGAGCACGAGGACGACGGCGTGCTGTGGATGTGA
- a CDS encoding beta propeller repeat protein has protein sequence MHTRMVKINVALAAMLLLFVSVVALRAVIGPRMTWEYDEVFPGAGELSGVAATGADDIWVAGDGYLLHDDGTGWRRRPMPTSLADSVHRARFDAVDSGGFLLTASAKDGHTPRMARWDGTHWTALPKPPGNRAVDVRAFAADDIWVLDGRTGASHWDGTRWTAIDLPVTVTALDGVAPGDLWAVGHHYPHGPDESLGLPGAQPATMHWDGRAWKRVPAPEYHYTDPAPEELAYFTEVAALARDDVRAYGEHTSISEDDEPDPAPESVRLRWNGTSWIKLANSGGACGDRGPWVDDGERGAVLSAGRYLTADGRCEGIARTKPPNTDGISSSTGRPLRLNAITAVPGTDRILGVGSLGDSSVIVSLKR, from the coding sequence GTGCACACGCGCATGGTCAAGATCAACGTCGCCCTCGCCGCGATGCTCCTCCTGTTCGTCTCCGTGGTGGCCCTGCGTGCCGTGATCGGCCCCCGTATGACCTGGGAGTACGACGAGGTCTTCCCGGGTGCCGGCGAACTGTCCGGCGTGGCAGCGACGGGTGCCGACGACATCTGGGTGGCAGGCGACGGCTACCTGCTGCACGACGACGGGACCGGTTGGCGACGCCGCCCCATGCCGACGTCACTCGCCGACAGCGTCCACCGGGCGCGCTTCGACGCCGTGGACTCCGGCGGCTTCCTGCTGACGGCGAGCGCGAAGGACGGCCACACACCACGGATGGCCCGCTGGGACGGCACGCACTGGACGGCACTGCCCAAGCCCCCGGGCAACCGTGCCGTGGATGTGCGGGCCTTCGCCGCAGACGACATATGGGTCCTCGACGGCAGGACAGGGGCGTCCCACTGGGACGGCACCCGCTGGACCGCGATCGACCTGCCCGTCACCGTCACGGCGCTCGACGGCGTCGCGCCCGGGGATCTGTGGGCGGTCGGCCACCATTACCCGCACGGTCCCGACGAAAGCCTCGGACTGCCTGGCGCCCAGCCCGCCACCATGCACTGGGACGGCCGCGCCTGGAAGCGCGTACCGGCACCGGAGTACCACTACACGGACCCGGCGCCCGAGGAACTGGCCTACTTCACCGAGGTCGCCGCGCTGGCGAGGGACGACGTCCGCGCCTACGGCGAGCACACCTCCATCAGCGAGGACGACGAGCCCGACCCCGCTCCGGAGAGTGTCCGGCTGCGATGGAACGGCACCTCCTGGATCAAGCTGGCGAACTCCGGGGGAGCATGCGGCGACCGCGGCCCCTGGGTCGACGACGGTGAACGCGGGGCGGTCCTCAGCGCCGGCCGGTACCTCACGGCGGACGGGCGCTGTGAGGGGATCGCACGGACGAAGCCACCGAACACCGACGGGATCAGCTCCAGCACGGGCCGACCACTCCGGCTGAACGCCATCACGGCAGTCCCTGGCACCGACAGGATCCTCGGTGTCGGCTCCCTTGGAGACTCCTCGGTGATCGTCAGCCTGAAGCGCTGA
- a CDS encoding putative quinol monooxygenase: protein MNKTLLAEFTAREGAEDEVTRLILEYAEKVREEDGNLAFDVYTKASHPRAFWIFEVYRDEDAFQAHLKAPYGGPFNTVLTPLIEEDASVLTFLAPVT from the coding sequence GTGAACAAGACCCTGCTCGCCGAGTTCACCGCCCGCGAGGGAGCGGAGGACGAGGTCACCCGCCTGATCCTGGAGTACGCCGAGAAGGTGCGGGAGGAGGACGGCAATCTCGCCTTCGACGTCTACACCAAGGCGTCCCACCCCCGCGCCTTCTGGATCTTCGAGGTGTACCGGGACGAGGACGCCTTCCAGGCCCACCTCAAGGCGCCGTACGGCGGCCCGTTCAACACCGTCCTCACCCCGCTGATCGAGGAGGACGCCTCGGTGCTGACCTTCCTCGCCCCCGTGACCTGA
- a CDS encoding carbohydrate kinase family protein → MSPRQITVLGECVADAFAEPSNTSNELALRVLPGGGPANTAVALARLGTPARFLARLSGDVFGRLFRAHLEASGVDLSSAVQAAEPSTLAVAELDSQGQAAFSFHAQNTADWQWTAGELAQVDLSDTVCVHTGSLALVREPGAAAVEDFLAAAAPGATISIDPNVRPLLVHPDVYRARLAHWCALADVLRLSEDDLELLLPGTPPEQACDVWHALGARLVVITRGADGVLASLDGERIQVPAVATTVADTVGAGDSFTAGLLHHLGSRGLLGGRLTELGLGDVAEACRFAVRVAALTCSVAGPNPPWESQLTQLATADHA, encoded by the coding sequence ATGAGCCCGCGTCAGATCACCGTCCTGGGAGAGTGCGTCGCGGACGCCTTCGCCGAACCCTCAAACACCTCGAACGAACTCGCCCTGCGTGTACTGCCGGGCGGCGGACCTGCGAATACGGCAGTGGCCCTGGCCCGGCTCGGCACCCCGGCCCGCTTCCTCGCACGCCTGTCCGGCGACGTGTTCGGCCGCCTCTTCCGCGCCCACCTGGAGGCGTCCGGGGTCGACCTGTCGAGTGCCGTACAGGCCGCCGAGCCCAGCACCCTGGCCGTGGCGGAACTGGACTCCCAGGGGCAGGCCGCGTTCTCCTTCCACGCGCAGAACACGGCCGACTGGCAGTGGACGGCCGGGGAACTGGCACAGGTGGACCTGTCCGACACCGTCTGCGTGCACACCGGGTCGCTGGCCCTGGTCCGGGAACCCGGCGCGGCGGCGGTGGAGGACTTCCTGGCGGCGGCCGCCCCCGGCGCGACCATCAGCATCGACCCCAATGTCCGGCCGCTGCTGGTGCACCCCGATGTATACCGCGCCCGGCTGGCGCACTGGTGCGCCCTCGCCGATGTGCTCCGGCTGAGCGAGGACGACCTGGAACTGCTGCTGCCGGGCACCCCGCCCGAGCAGGCGTGCGACGTCTGGCATGCGCTGGGGGCGCGGCTCGTCGTGATCACGCGGGGTGCCGACGGTGTGCTGGCCTCGCTCGACGGCGAACGGATTCAGGTGCCCGCCGTGGCGACGACCGTCGCCGACACGGTCGGGGCCGGGGACTCCTTCACCGCCGGGCTGTTGCACCACCTCGGCAGCCGCGGCCTGCTGGGCGGCCGGTTGACGGAACTCGGCCTCGGCGACGTCGCGGAAGCATGCCGGTTCGCCGTCCGGGTAGCGGCCCTGACCTGCTCGGTCGCCGGCCCCAATCCCCCGTGGGAGAGCCAGCTGACGCAGCTGGCCACCGCGGACCACGCGTGA
- a CDS encoding sugar ABC transporter substrate-binding protein: protein MSRTTRLSSSLIRTAAVAGVAALTLTACGSGSGSTSTGSGSDSGEVKVGLITKTDTNPFFVKMKEGAEKAAEAEGVKLMTAAGKFDGDNAGQVTAIENMVAAGVKGILITPSDSKAIVPAIEKAKAKGVLVIALDTPTEPESAVDALFATDNLKAGELIGEYAKAAMKGKTAKIAALDLAPGVSVGVQRHNGFLKGFGATDKDVACAQDTGGDQAKGQTAMENCLQKEPDINVVYTINEPAALGAYTALKAKGREKDVLIVSVDGGCTGTQAVKDGKIAATSQQYPLKMASEGVKAVVTYAKDGKKASGYTDTGVTLITDKAQDGVASKDTGYGLENCWG from the coding sequence ATGTCTCGCACCACTCGCCTGTCCTCCTCCCTCATCAGAACCGCCGCTGTCGCGGGTGTCGCGGCGCTCACCCTGACGGCCTGCGGATCCGGCTCCGGATCGACGTCCACCGGCTCAGGCTCCGATTCGGGCGAGGTCAAGGTCGGTCTGATCACCAAGACCGACACCAACCCGTTCTTCGTGAAGATGAAGGAGGGCGCCGAGAAGGCCGCGGAGGCCGAGGGCGTCAAGCTGATGACGGCGGCCGGCAAGTTCGACGGCGACAACGCCGGTCAGGTCACGGCCATCGAGAACATGGTCGCCGCCGGGGTGAAGGGCATCCTGATCACCCCGAGCGACTCCAAGGCCATCGTGCCCGCGATCGAGAAGGCCAAGGCCAAGGGCGTCCTGGTCATCGCCCTGGACACCCCGACCGAACCGGAGAGCGCGGTCGACGCCCTCTTCGCCACGGACAACCTCAAGGCGGGCGAGCTGATCGGCGAGTACGCCAAGGCCGCCATGAAGGGCAAGACCGCGAAGATAGCCGCCCTCGACCTCGCACCGGGTGTCTCCGTCGGCGTCCAGCGGCACAACGGCTTCCTCAAGGGCTTCGGCGCCACCGACAAGGACGTCGCCTGCGCCCAGGACACCGGCGGCGACCAGGCCAAGGGCCAGACGGCGATGGAGAACTGTCTCCAGAAGGAGCCGGACATCAACGTCGTCTACACGATCAACGAGCCCGCCGCGCTGGGCGCCTACACCGCGCTCAAGGCCAAGGGCCGGGAGAAGGACGTCCTGATCGTCTCCGTCGACGGCGGCTGCACCGGGACCCAGGCGGTCAAGGACGGAAAGATCGCCGCCACCTCGCAGCAGTACCCGCTGAAGATGGCCTCCGAGGGCGTCAAGGCCGTGGTGACGTACGCCAAGGACGGCAAGAAGGCGTCCGGTTACACCGACACGGGCGTCACCCTGATCACCGACAAGGCACAGGACGGGGTCGCCTCCAAGGACACCGGATACGGCCTGGAGAACTGCTGGGGCTGA
- a CDS encoding ABC transporter permease yields the protein MTATTTPPGTSSPYAELKAPTTARRLLTAPTTGPLVALLLACAFFSLSTDQFLTGGNFSLIVQQVMVVGTLAIGQTLIILTAGIDLSCGAVMAFGSIMIAKMAAEGSLPPLAAIALGLVVCGGFGLLNGLLVQKIPLPPFIVTLGMLNVAFALTHIYSEEQTVTNLPGPLTALGQTFPLGNTDITYGSLVTIALFLLLAYALSSTGWGRHVYALGNSPEAARLNGIRTSRLTIGVYTVAGLLYGIAAVLLISRTGVGDPQAGQTDNLDSITAVVLGGTSLFGGRGSVLGTFIGVLIVGVFRNGLQLMGVASIYQTLITGVLVILAVTVDQLSRKKAR from the coding sequence ATGACAGCCACGACCACACCCCCGGGCACGTCCTCGCCGTACGCCGAGCTCAAAGCACCGACCACGGCCCGCCGACTGCTCACGGCACCGACCACCGGCCCCCTGGTCGCCCTCCTGTTGGCCTGCGCCTTCTTCTCCCTCTCGACCGACCAGTTCCTCACCGGCGGCAACTTCTCGCTGATCGTGCAGCAGGTCATGGTCGTCGGCACCCTCGCCATCGGACAGACCCTGATCATCCTCACGGCGGGCATCGACCTGTCGTGCGGAGCCGTGATGGCGTTCGGCAGCATCATGATCGCCAAGATGGCCGCCGAGGGCTCCCTGCCCCCGCTCGCGGCCATCGCCCTGGGCCTGGTCGTCTGCGGCGGCTTCGGGTTGCTCAACGGGCTGTTGGTGCAGAAGATCCCGCTGCCGCCCTTCATCGTCACCCTCGGCATGCTCAACGTGGCCTTCGCGCTGACCCACATCTACTCCGAGGAACAGACGGTCACCAACCTGCCCGGCCCCCTCACCGCCCTCGGGCAGACCTTCCCTCTCGGCAACACCGACATCACCTACGGCTCCCTGGTCACCATCGCCCTGTTCCTCCTCCTCGCCTACGCGTTGAGCAGCACCGGCTGGGGCCGGCACGTCTACGCCCTGGGCAACAGCCCGGAAGCGGCGCGCCTGAACGGCATCCGCACCTCCCGCCTGACCATCGGTGTCTACACCGTGGCCGGCCTCCTCTACGGCATCGCCGCCGTGCTGCTCATCTCCCGCACCGGAGTCGGTGACCCGCAGGCCGGGCAGACCGACAACCTCGACAGCATCACCGCCGTGGTCCTCGGCGGCACCAGCCTCTTCGGCGGCCGCGGATCGGTCCTGGGCACCTTCATCGGCGTCCTCATCGTCGGTGTCTTCCGCAACGGCCTGCAGCTGATGGGCGTCGCCTCCATCTACCAGACCCTGATCACCGGTGTCCTGGTGATCCTCGCGGTGACCGTCGACCAGCTCTCCCGGAAGAAGGCCCGATGA
- a CDS encoding ATP-binding cassette domain-containing protein → MTATSSPTPVLQARGLVKRYGQVTAIDGADFDLLPGEVLAVIGDNGAGKTSLIKALTGAVTPDEGEIRLNGEPITFSGPQSARAHGIETVYQDLAVAASMDIASNMFLGRELRRSGVLGSVFRMLDKKRMREEAAEHMADLKIGLRSLTQSVETLSGGQRQAVAVARSVAWARSVVVMDEPTAALGVKESGQVLDLIRRVRDKGMPVVLISHNMPHVFEIADRIHVHRLGRRAAVIKPSDYSMAEVVAIMTGALTVDAAGDTVVADSAAAKAAGVRAN, encoded by the coding sequence ATGACCGCCACCTCCTCTCCCACGCCCGTGCTGCAGGCCCGCGGCCTGGTCAAGCGCTACGGCCAGGTCACCGCCATCGACGGCGCCGACTTCGACCTGCTGCCCGGCGAGGTCCTCGCCGTCATCGGCGACAACGGAGCCGGCAAGACCAGCCTGATCAAGGCCCTCACCGGCGCGGTGACCCCGGACGAGGGCGAGATACGCCTCAACGGCGAACCCATCACCTTCTCCGGACCGCAGAGCGCACGCGCCCATGGCATCGAGACGGTCTATCAGGACCTTGCAGTGGCCGCCTCCATGGACATCGCCTCCAACATGTTCCTCGGACGCGAACTGCGCCGCTCCGGCGTCCTCGGCAGTGTCTTCCGCATGCTCGACAAGAAGCGCATGCGCGAGGAGGCCGCCGAGCACATGGCCGACCTGAAGATCGGCCTGCGCTCGTTGACCCAGTCGGTCGAGACCCTCTCCGGCGGACAGCGGCAGGCCGTCGCCGTCGCCCGTTCCGTCGCCTGGGCCCGCAGCGTCGTCGTCATGGACGAACCCACCGCCGCCCTCGGCGTCAAGGAATCCGGTCAGGTCCTCGACCTCATCCGCCGCGTCCGGGACAAGGGCATGCCGGTCGTCCTGATCAGCCACAACATGCCGCACGTCTTCGAGATCGCCGACCGGATCCACGTCCACCGCCTCGGCAGGCGCGCCGCCGTGATCAAGCCCTCCGACTACTCCATGGCGGAGGTCGTCGCCATCATGACCGGCGCGCTCACGGTCGACGCGGCCGGAGATACTGTCGTGGCGGATTCCGCGGCGGCCAAGGCCGCAGGAGTCCGGGCCAACTGA
- a CDS encoding LacI family DNA-binding transcriptional regulator produces MAANRRPTLADVAREVGVSAKTVSRVLNEDGPASAQTREQVLAAVAKLGFQPNLMARNIRVGGPDTTVGLVIPDLGNPFFGAVASSIEDTVRDRGLTLLMGSSADDPDRERALTDKFLARRISILMVVPSVGAEHSHLKSHRAAGLPVVFLDRPGAGLATDSVVSTNRTGAHDGVAHLVAHGHRRIGFIGDLPTKLYTRRERLAGYRSALQESEIPYDRALVTNAHDQHGASAATSQLLGLADPPTALFAGNNIVALGIVTELARTGRKDVAVVAFDDVALAEALEPALSVVAQDPEEIGRTAAITALARLDGDRSRARTVTVPTRLIIRGSGERPAPVLQQA; encoded by the coding sequence ATGGCAGCCAACCGCCGCCCCACCCTGGCCGACGTCGCCCGAGAAGTGGGCGTCAGCGCCAAAACCGTCTCCCGCGTCCTCAACGAGGACGGACCCGCCTCGGCCCAGACCCGGGAGCAGGTCCTGGCCGCCGTGGCCAAGCTCGGCTTCCAGCCGAACCTCATGGCCCGCAACATCCGCGTCGGCGGACCCGACACCACCGTCGGTCTGGTCATTCCCGACCTCGGCAACCCCTTCTTCGGAGCCGTGGCCAGCAGCATCGAGGACACCGTCCGCGACCGCGGCCTGACGCTTCTCATGGGCTCCTCCGCGGACGACCCCGACCGCGAACGCGCGCTGACGGACAAGTTCCTCGCGCGCCGCATCAGCATCCTGATGGTCGTGCCGTCCGTCGGCGCCGAACACTCCCACCTCAAGTCCCACCGCGCCGCCGGCCTGCCCGTCGTCTTCCTCGACCGCCCGGGGGCGGGCCTGGCCACGGACAGTGTGGTCAGCACCAACCGCACGGGCGCCCACGACGGCGTCGCGCACCTGGTCGCCCACGGGCACCGGCGCATCGGCTTCATCGGTGACCTGCCCACCAAGCTCTACACCCGCCGCGAACGTCTGGCGGGCTACCGCTCGGCGCTGCAGGAGAGCGAGATCCCCTACGATCGCGCCCTGGTCACCAACGCCCACGACCAGCACGGTGCCTCCGCCGCCACGTCCCAACTCCTGGGCCTGGCCGACCCTCCCACCGCCCTGTTCGCAGGCAACAACATCGTCGCGCTGGGGATAGTGACCGAACTGGCCCGCACCGGCCGTAAGGACGTCGCCGTCGTCGCCTTCGACGACGTGGCCCTCGCCGAGGCACTCGAACCCGCCTTGAGCGTCGTCGCCCAGGACCCCGAGGAGATCGGCAGGACCGCCGCCATCACCGCTCTGGCCCGCCTGGACGGGGACCGCTCGCGCGCCCGCACCGTCACGGTTCCCACCCGCCTCATCATCCGGGGGTCGGGGGAGCGGCCTGCTCCGGTTCTGCAGCAGGCGTGA
- a CDS encoding calcium-binding protein, with protein MRRAVQAGVTTAVLGAATVLSAGQAHAATGVRVDSVRIHVNAVAGKANSLSVTRSGNTVTISDGGDAVTAGSGCTQVDGDTVTCPYDGRTLTLGMGDLGDMVLVTGSLPANINGGTGDDIITIDYTATAQTFLDGQGGHDTIFGGAGADNITGGAGDDTMFGRNGDDRLTAGDSTPGNDRSYGDAGTDTCTGDANDLEDSCER; from the coding sequence ATGCGCAGAGCGGTACAGGCCGGCGTGACGACCGCGGTACTGGGCGCGGCGACCGTACTGTCGGCCGGCCAGGCCCACGCCGCGACCGGCGTGCGGGTGGACTCGGTTCGCATCCACGTCAACGCCGTGGCAGGGAAGGCGAACAGTCTTTCCGTCACCCGGTCCGGCAACACTGTCACCATCAGCGACGGCGGCGACGCCGTCACCGCGGGATCCGGGTGCACCCAGGTCGACGGTGACACCGTCACCTGTCCGTACGACGGCCGCACCCTCACTCTCGGCATGGGAGACCTCGGTGACATGGTCCTCGTGACGGGCAGCCTGCCCGCCAACATCAACGGCGGCACGGGCGACGACATCATCACGATCGACTACACCGCCACCGCGCAGACCTTCCTGGACGGTCAGGGCGGGCACGACACCATCTTCGGCGGCGCCGGGGCCGACAACATCACCGGTGGGGCCGGAGACGACACCATGTTCGGCAGAAACGGCGACGACCGCCTCACCGCCGGTGACTCCACGCCCGGCAACGACCGCTCGTACGGAGATGCCGGCACCGACACCTGCACCGGGGACGCCAACGACCTCGAGGACAGCTGCGAACGCTGA